In a genomic window of Methanobacterium sp.:
- the purD gene encoding phosphoribosylamine--glycine ligase — protein MKILVVGTGAREHAICKAIDGNAELYSIMSNKNPGIARISRYQISDENDIERVMKFAEDTNIDIAVIGPEAPLEKGIVDALEGAGVGCVGPTREAAKIETDKVFMRNLFENYKIDGSLVYRVFDNYDDISDFIDDFGGDVVIKPVGLTGGKGVKIMGEQLKDAEEAKKYSKEIIDTKMGGHAKVVIEERAIGEEFTVQAFVDGKNVTPMPAVQDHPYAFEGDEGPITGGMGSYSDKGGLLPFLDQNSYDKSVKIMKDTVKAINKEAGPYRGFLYGQFMLCRDGPKLIEYNARFGDPEAMNVLKLLKTNFVDICEGIVDGNLKGAKFADKATVCKYIVPEGYPGNAVPDQLIDVNEAKIDEIGAQVYYAAVNEKKGKVYTSSSRALGIVSTGETIEEAEMICENATKYVKGNVYHRRDVGTRDLIQKRINHMRELKK, from the coding sequence ATGAAAATACTTGTAGTGGGAACAGGAGCAAGGGAACATGCAATCTGTAAGGCAATAGATGGAAACGCTGAATTATATTCAATTATGAGCAATAAAAACCCTGGAATAGCCCGAATATCCAGATACCAGATTTCAGATGAAAATGATATTGAAAGGGTCATGAAGTTTGCAGAAGATACTAACATTGATATAGCTGTAATTGGTCCTGAAGCACCTCTTGAAAAAGGTATTGTGGATGCACTGGAGGGTGCAGGAGTTGGATGTGTTGGTCCTACCAGAGAAGCTGCTAAAATCGAAACAGATAAGGTTTTTATGAGAAACCTCTTTGAAAATTACAAAATAGACGGCTCTCTTGTCTACAGGGTGTTCGATAACTACGATGATATCAGTGATTTTATCGATGACTTTGGTGGGGATGTCGTAATCAAACCAGTGGGTTTAACCGGTGGAAAAGGTGTTAAAATTATGGGGGAGCAATTAAAAGATGCTGAAGAAGCTAAAAAATACTCTAAAGAAATAATAGACACTAAAATGGGCGGACATGCCAAAGTAGTGATTGAAGAAAGAGCTATTGGAGAAGAATTCACTGTTCAGGCATTTGTAGACGGTAAAAACGTTACTCCTATGCCTGCGGTTCAGGATCATCCCTATGCATTTGAAGGTGATGAGGGACCTATCACCGGAGGAATGGGTTCTTATTCAGATAAAGGAGGATTACTCCCATTTTTAGATCAAAATAGCTATGATAAATCAGTTAAAATAATGAAAGATACAGTTAAGGCTATTAATAAAGAAGCTGGACCTTACAGGGGATTTTTATACGGACAGTTCATGTTATGCCGGGACGGCCCAAAACTAATTGAATACAACGCAAGATTTGGAGATCCTGAAGCTATGAATGTTTTAAAGCTCCTTAAAACAAATTTTGTGGATATTTGCGAGGGTATTGTTGATGGAAACCTTAAAGGAGCTAAATTTGCTGATAAGGCCACCGTTTGCAAGTATATAGTTCCAGAGGGTTATCCTGGAAACGCTGTTCCAGATCAGCTTATAGATGTTAATGAAGCTAAGATCGATGAGATAGGCGCACAGGTTTACTATGCTGCTGTTAATGAAAAGAAGGGGAAGGTCTACACATCATCTTCAAGAGCTTTAGGTATAGTTTCTACCGGTGAAACAATTGAAGAAGCTGAAATGATCTGTGAAAACGCTACAAAATATGTGAAAGGTAATGTTTATCATCGAAGGGATGTTGGAACCCGTGATCTTATACAGAAAAGAATTAACCATATGAGAGAACTTAAAAAATAA